The following proteins come from a genomic window of Thermoproteus sp.:
- a CDS encoding PIN domain-containing protein: MKILPDTTYLLPILGVKVPEVMPALRALRGRDDLELYYSPFSLLEALGKIAKEKHDPKRLGAGLMSIAARFNEATPSPSGYLKAAELRQKGHGDLIDLLLYATARDRGLRLLTRDLDLLDFLRKVGEDLDAVITEEELLR; encoded by the coding sequence ATGAAAATTTTGCCTGACACTACCTACCTCCTCCCCATACTCGGGGTAAAGGTGCCGGAGGTAATGCCGGCCTTGAGGGCGCTCAGAGGCCGGGACGACTTGGAGCTCTACTACAGCCCATTTTCTCTGCTGGAGGCCCTGGGCAAAATAGCCAAGGAGAAGCACGACCCCAAGAGGCTCGGGGCTGGCTTGATGTCGATAGCGGCGAGGTTCAACGAGGCGACCCCCTCGCCCAGCGGCTACCTCAAGGCGGCAGAGCTGAGACAGAAGGGACATGGAGACTTGATAGACCTCTTGCTCTACGCCACGGCTAGAGACAGAGGTCTGAGGCTCCTCACGAGGGACCTGGATCTATTGGATTTTCTGAGAAAAGTGGGGGAAGACCTCGACGCGGTGATTACAGAAGAGGAGCTACTCCGCTGA
- a CDS encoding AbrB/MazE/SpoVT family DNA-binding domain-containing protein, giving the protein MTRVSKKFTIYIPKSIADAVGLREGQEVRLRVEEGKIVLVPVPDPFDLALEGPYFGETTVEEFERESEEWQDENFA; this is encoded by the coding sequence GTGACGCGAGTGTCGAAGAAGTTCACCATCTACATCCCCAAGTCTATCGCAGACGCGGTAGGGCTCAGGGAGGGGCAGGAGGTTAGGCTGAGAGTAGAGGAGGGAAAGATAGTGCTCGTCCCGGTTCCGGACCCCTTCGACTTGGCGCTGGAGGGGCCCTACTTCGGAGAGACGACGGTGGAGGAGTTCGAGAGGGAAAGCGAGGAGTGGCAAGATGAAAATTTTGCCTGA
- a CDS encoding cobalamin biosynthesis protein — protein sequence MRRLELLWRGLAVVYASEAGRKAAERLSSSLKGAVPSVLFGYKELDSAWGCYDAYVFIMAIGGTVRALCRRLKDKELDPPVVAASHDLRYFIPLVGMHRGANELARELAELVGGVVVETTAAEAAGFAPVEDVERALLCELSEEDRLEVYRRLLSGGEVCIDADLPFNFTGYRIGSGCEVTIRVGCEGPMCCRPLRLYAGFGATSRATPEEIAEAIAATLRQIGAKGVEAVASIRDEVYAVARILGAKPVKLSPEQLAEDICLSPPSKKALEAKGVANVAEASALAAAGPGAKLVYRKRAFGGKVTVAVAAKA from the coding sequence GTGAGGCGCCTTGAGCTCTTGTGGAGGGGCCTGGCGGTTGTATACGCCTCGGAGGCCGGCAGGAAGGCTGCCGAGAGGCTCTCGTCGAGCTTAAAGGGCGCCGTCCCGTCTGTGCTTTTCGGCTACAAGGAGTTGGACTCAGCGTGGGGTTGTTACGACGCCTATGTATTTATCATGGCCATCGGCGGCACCGTCAGGGCGTTGTGCAGAAGACTTAAGGACAAGGAGCTGGACCCGCCCGTAGTGGCGGCCAGCCACGATCTGCGCTACTTTATACCGCTGGTCGGCATGCACAGAGGCGCCAACGAGCTGGCGCGTGAACTCGCAGAGCTCGTAGGTGGAGTCGTCGTGGAGACTACGGCGGCGGAGGCCGCTGGGTTCGCCCCAGTTGAGGACGTGGAGAGAGCTCTCCTGTGCGAGCTGTCTGAGGAGGACAGACTTGAGGTCTATAGGAGGTTGCTCTCGGGCGGGGAGGTGTGTATAGACGCCGATTTGCCCTTCAACTTTACGGGCTATAGGATCGGGAGCGGTTGCGAGGTCACGATCAGAGTGGGTTGCGAGGGGCCTATGTGTTGTAGGCCGTTGAGACTCTATGCCGGCTTCGGCGCCACTTCGAGAGCCACGCCTGAGGAGATAGCCGAGGCTATAGCCGCTACTTTGAGGCAGATAGGCGCAAAGGGCGTCGAAGCCGTAGCGTCCATAAGAGATGAGGTGTACGCAGTGGCGCGCATCTTAGGCGCGAAACCAGTAAAACTGAGCCCAGAACAGCTGGCCGAGGATATATGCCTCTCGCCGCCCAGCAAAAAGGCGCTTGAGGCCAAGGGCGTGGCCAATGTGGCTGAGGCGTCTGCGTTAGCGGCGGCGGGGCCCGGGGCCAAACTCGTGTATAGGAAGAGGGCCTTCGGGGGCAAGGTGACAGTGGCCGTGGCGGCGAAGGCATAA
- the cbiE gene encoding precorrin-6y C5,15-methyltransferase (decarboxylating) subunit CbiE — translation MLYLIGAGPGDPELISVKALRALERCNTLAGWRGVVERLIKAYPQLTAKRILYLTYQNQEGILAEIGELSAKEDVCVVAHGDPAVSDWEFVERIKRNARKVEVINGVSSLNVALVRLGLDLAHVVFLSQHASNPQDIFAAAPCLRDRALVVFPRPTRDGPTEVARALTSMGLARCKAWVLQDLTTDREEIWSGTVGDLAREKRDFSQLSIVVADCREAP, via the coding sequence ATGCTATACCTAATAGGGGCGGGACCGGGCGACCCCGAGCTGATTTCAGTGAAGGCGCTAAGGGCCCTCGAGAGGTGCAACACGCTGGCGGGCTGGAGGGGCGTAGTCGAGAGGTTGATAAAGGCCTATCCCCAGCTCACCGCCAAGAGGATACTCTACCTCACCTACCAAAACCAGGAGGGCATCCTGGCCGAAATAGGAGAGCTCTCCGCGAAGGAGGACGTCTGCGTCGTGGCACACGGCGATCCCGCGGTTTCCGATTGGGAGTTCGTGGAGCGTATCAAGCGTAACGCGCGTAAGGTCGAGGTGATAAACGGAGTTTCCTCCCTCAACGTGGCGCTGGTTAGATTGGGGCTGGATCTGGCCCACGTGGTCTTCTTGTCCCAACACGCCTCAAACCCCCAAGACATCTTCGCGGCGGCTCCATGCCTACGCGACAGAGCGCTTGTCGTGTTCCCGCGACCGACGCGCGACGGGCCGACGGAGGTCGCGCGCGCCCTGACCTCCATGGGACTCGCCAGATGTAAAGCCTGGGTCCTACAGGACTTGACGACCGACCGCGAGGAGATTTGGTCTGGAACCGTCGGAGACTTGGCCAGGGAGAAACGCGACTTCAGCCAGCTCTCTATAGTCGTCGCGGACTGCCGTGAGGCGCCTTGA
- a CDS encoding precorrin-8X methylmutase encodes MEVILVNHGSRRAQFNALMEGWAAELSKRLGVKVTPGYNEYAEPNWRDLVKSAEGPVVVALAFLGEGNHVARDVLGDLGVDGYEKWQMSKFGKLVYVTRPLGDSPLVFAALYARVRRALEVSEPQAAWDPEEIEESSMRYVADVLGLDLSRCDHRLTARAVYATGNLDLAKFVYITPDLCKAAEEALGSGLWAVADVKMVATGIRYPRVRVAVEETWDCGSTKAACGTAKILRELRVAALVVGNAPTALKAGLDLWRGGEVEIAFLVAAPVGFTNAAAVKEEAASSGLPAFILRGTYGGSGVAAAVFNELTKLGHG; translated from the coding sequence GTGGAGGTCATATTAGTAAACCACGGGTCGCGGAGGGCGCAGTTCAACGCGCTTATGGAGGGCTGGGCCGCCGAATTGTCGAAGAGACTCGGCGTAAAGGTCACGCCGGGGTATAACGAATACGCCGAGCCCAACTGGCGGGACTTAGTGAAAAGCGCAGAGGGGCCAGTGGTCGTCGCCTTGGCCTTCTTGGGCGAGGGGAACCACGTGGCGCGGGACGTGTTGGGCGACCTAGGGGTGGACGGATACGAGAAGTGGCAGATGTCCAAATTCGGCAAGTTGGTCTACGTGACGAGACCTCTGGGGGACTCCCCCTTGGTATTCGCCGCGTTGTACGCCAGAGTGAGGAGGGCGCTTGAGGTCTCCGAGCCTCAAGCGGCATGGGATCCCGAGGAGATCGAAGAAAGTTCGATGAGATACGTCGCCGACGTCCTGGGCTTGGACCTAAGCCGTTGCGACCACAGACTGACGGCTAGGGCGGTGTACGCCACAGGGAATCTAGACTTGGCAAAGTTCGTCTACATTACGCCAGATTTGTGCAAGGCGGCGGAAGAGGCACTGGGATCGGGGCTCTGGGCGGTGGCAGACGTGAAGATGGTGGCAACAGGAATTAGGTACCCAAGGGTCAGAGTGGCCGTGGAGGAGACTTGGGACTGCGGCTCCACCAAGGCGGCGTGCGGCACGGCGAAGATCCTCAGAGAGCTGAGGGTTGCGGCGCTTGTGGTGGGCAACGCCCCCACGGCACTCAAGGCCGGGCTGGACCTGTGGCGAGGCGGCGAAGTCGAGATAGCATTCCTTGTGGCCGCTCCCGTGGGCTTCACCAACGCGGCGGCCGTTAAGGAGGAGGCGGCCTCCTCGGGCCTGCCGGCCTTCATCTTAAGGGGCACGTACGGCGGCTCCGGCGTGGCCGCGGCGGTGTTTAACGAGCTGACCAAGCTGGGCCATGGGTAA
- a CDS encoding precorrin-3B C(17)-methyltransferase, whose protein sequence is MGKIYVVGVGPGSPALRTYAAVEAIRASDVVVGYETYIGLIQDLLEGKEVVSAKMRQEIYRVETAIAKALEGRAVALVSDGDPQVYGMAPLLFEMIAKRGLSVDVEIVPGITAALAAAAKLGSPLGHDFAVLNLSDLLTPREVILKRAALAAEADYVIALYNPISPQLTEEVLRAIEGVRGPGVPVGIVKNAYRPGEEVRVLPLGEVKGAYLDMRSIAVVGNSETFTWRGYMITPRGYSKRYRI, encoded by the coding sequence ATGGGTAAGATCTACGTGGTGGGCGTGGGCCCGGGGTCTCCCGCGTTGAGGACCTACGCGGCCGTGGAGGCCATAAGGGCGAGCGACGTGGTTGTGGGCTACGAGACGTACATAGGCCTGATCCAAGACCTGCTGGAGGGCAAGGAGGTTGTATCGGCCAAAATGAGACAAGAAATATATAGGGTGGAGACCGCCATCGCCAAGGCGCTGGAGGGGAGGGCCGTGGCCTTGGTCTCAGACGGCGACCCACAAGTATACGGCATGGCCCCCCTCCTGTTCGAGATGATTGCAAAGAGGGGACTCTCGGTGGACGTGGAGATTGTGCCCGGCATCACGGCGGCTCTCGCCGCGGCGGCTAAGCTCGGCTCCCCCCTCGGCCACGACTTCGCCGTGTTGAACCTAAGCGACTTGCTCACCCCCCGCGAGGTGATCCTTAAGAGGGCGGCCCTTGCCGCTGAGGCCGACTACGTGATTGCCCTTTACAACCCCATCAGTCCGCAACTTACGGAAGAAGTGTTGAGGGCCATCGAGGGGGTTAGAGGGCCTGGCGTCCCCGTGGGGATCGTGAAAAACGCCTACAGGCCGGGCGAGGAGGTGCGTGTCCTCCCTCTGGGCGAGGTCAAGGGGGCGTATTTGGACATGAGGAGCATCGCGGTGGTGGGCAACTCGGAGACCTTCACGTGGAGGGGCTACATGATTACTCCGAGGGGGTATTCGAAGAGGTACAGGATATGA
- the cbiD gene encoding cobalt-precorrin-5B (C(1))-methyltransferase CbiD codes for MIPLLRFGITTGLAAAAAAKAAALRALGKEAKAVVVPTPIGLRIEVPVERTYEEGEMSCAEVRKFSGDNPDVLDGAVIKVCVKLGGAEVVIKAGRGVGVVTKPGLPVPPGEPAINPIPKRMIMEAFREVAEGGVVVVEVPGGEELALKTMNPELGIVGGISILGTTGIEYPISDEEYLGHIEAELKALRRSSETVVLAQGNQSAAAARKLFGDVVVKIGDHVSDSVKIAWALGFRVIYIATMPGKLAKLACGALNTHHKYCDCRAASVVYSALRVGAPFDVVMAALSASTVEEALLLLGDYAQPTLRDMAARAKEAMYKSLEVKAGVVVFRRDGAPAVALEP; via the coding sequence ATGATCCCGCTGTTGCGCTTCGGCATTACGACCGGCCTCGCCGCGGCGGCAGCCGCCAAGGCCGCGGCTCTGCGCGCCTTGGGGAAAGAGGCAAAGGCCGTGGTTGTCCCCACGCCCATCGGGCTCAGGATAGAGGTGCCCGTGGAGCGGACCTACGAAGAGGGGGAGATGAGTTGCGCCGAGGTGAGGAAGTTCTCAGGCGACAACCCCGACGTCCTCGACGGAGCTGTCATAAAGGTGTGCGTCAAGCTAGGCGGGGCGGAGGTGGTGATCAAGGCTGGGAGGGGCGTCGGCGTGGTCACCAAGCCGGGCCTGCCCGTCCCCCCGGGGGAGCCCGCCATAAACCCAATCCCCAAGAGGATGATTATGGAGGCCTTCCGCGAGGTGGCGGAGGGAGGAGTCGTAGTGGTGGAGGTCCCCGGTGGGGAGGAGCTGGCGTTGAAGACCATGAACCCCGAGCTGGGAATCGTCGGCGGGATTTCAATACTGGGCACCACCGGGATCGAGTACCCCATAAGCGACGAGGAGTACTTAGGACACATAGAGGCGGAGCTGAAGGCGTTAAGGCGGAGCTCCGAGACTGTCGTCTTGGCCCAGGGCAATCAAAGCGCCGCGGCGGCCCGCAAGCTGTTCGGCGACGTGGTGGTGAAGATCGGAGACCATGTGAGCGACTCCGTGAAAATCGCGTGGGCGTTGGGATTTAGGGTGATATATATAGCCACGATGCCGGGGAAGCTGGCGAAGCTCGCCTGCGGCGCGTTGAACACACACCATAAGTACTGCGACTGCAGAGCCGCCTCGGTGGTTTACTCCGCCCTTCGGGTCGGGGCTCCGTTCGATGTTGTAATGGCCGCGTTATCGGCATCCACGGTAGAGGAGGCCCTGCTCTTGCTGGGCGACTACGCGCAGCCGACGCTGAGAGACATGGCGGCTAGGGCCAAGGAGGCCATGTACAAATCGCTGGAGGTGAAGGCGGGAGTTGTGGTGTTTAGGAGAGACGGCGCGCCCGCCGTGGCGTTGGAGCCATGA
- the cbiT gene encoding precorrin-6Y C5,15-methyltransferase (decarboxylating) subunit CbiT, which produces MTWPYATPGIPDELFVREEGVPMTKAEVRAVALSKLRLPRGGVLVDVGSGTGTVAVEAALVMGEGSRVYAVDKDPAAVRLTRTNAEKFGVGDRVVAVEGEAPEALYKLPKSSRYFIGGGGRRLPEIIKAVFDIMKEGAVVADIVTLESLRLALGALEEVGAQYEVYMVQVARSKKLGGYSILSPLNPVFVVAAYA; this is translated from the coding sequence ATGACTTGGCCGTATGCCACCCCGGGGATACCGGACGAGCTGTTCGTGAGGGAGGAGGGGGTGCCCATGACCAAAGCCGAGGTGAGGGCCGTGGCCCTGTCTAAGCTCAGGCTACCCCGCGGCGGCGTTTTGGTGGACGTAGGCTCAGGGACGGGTACTGTGGCGGTGGAGGCTGCGTTGGTCATGGGGGAGGGGTCGAGGGTGTACGCCGTGGATAAGGACCCGGCTGCGGTGCGGCTCACTAGGACAAACGCCGAGAAGTTCGGCGTAGGCGACAGAGTTGTGGCGGTGGAGGGGGAGGCGCCAGAGGCGTTGTATAAGCTCCCCAAGTCGAGCCGATATTTCATAGGAGGCGGAGGCAGACGCCTGCCGGAGATAATAAAGGCCGTGTTCGACATCATGAAGGAGGGGGCCGTGGTGGCGGACATAGTCACGCTGGAGTCTCTAAGGCTGGCGTTAGGCGCCCTTGAGGAGGTCGGCGCCCAGTACGAGGTGTATATGGTGCAGGTGGCGAGGAGCAAGAAGCTGGGCGGCTACTCCATCCTCTCGCCCCTCAATCCTGTCTTCGTCGTGGCGGCCTATGCTTAA
- a CDS encoding cobalt-factor II C(20)-methyltransferase — MLKVVGLGPGDPELVTIKAARVLERADVVFIPKSTKSEASLARRVLAPFVRGEVVELEFSMGASSAEEARKNAEIISKTPGERAYAVLGDPSLYSTFARLRPYLEEPVEYVPGVSAILSCSLRAGRELAVGDQAIAIVPATRADLLARAAELFNVVVVVKANKNVELINTLMSGRGVAVRRCYLEGEAVGGAVAWDDYFTTVYIWR; from the coding sequence ATGCTTAAGGTCGTGGGGCTGGGCCCGGGCGACCCGGAGCTGGTCACGATCAAGGCCGCGAGAGTCCTGGAGAGGGCCGACGTTGTGTTCATCCCCAAGTCCACAAAGTCTGAAGCCAGTCTGGCCAGGAGGGTCTTAGCTCCCTTCGTGAGGGGGGAAGTCGTCGAGCTGGAGTTCTCCATGGGGGCCTCAAGCGCCGAGGAGGCTAGGAAAAACGCTGAAATTATTTCAAAGACACCGGGGGAGAGGGCCTATGCAGTGTTGGGAGACCCCTCGCTTTACAGCACCTTCGCGAGGCTGAGGCCGTACCTTGAGGAGCCGGTGGAGTACGTGCCGGGGGTGTCGGCCATTTTGTCCTGCTCGCTGAGGGCTGGGAGGGAGCTGGCTGTAGGGGACCAAGCCATTGCCATCGTCCCCGCCACCAGGGCGGACTTGTTGGCCAGGGCGGCTGAGCTGTTCAACGTAGTGGTAGTGGTCAAGGCGAACAAAAACGTGGAGTTGATAAACACGTTGATGTCGGGCAGAGGCGTGGCGGTGAGGCGGTGTTATCTAGAAGGGGAGGCAGTTGGCGGCGCCGTGGCTTGGGACGACTACTTTACCACTGTGTACATATGGCGGTAG
- the cobM gene encoding precorrin-4 C(11)-methyltransferase, protein MAVGKVVFIGAGPGDPELITVKGMRYLQAADVVVYAGSLVNPEVLKWARPEAEIYDSSSLTLEEIVQILIRKASEGRLVARLKSGDPSIYGALWEEIIPLEAAGIPYEVVPGVTAALAAAAQMRIELTIPKRAQHVVITRASARVPMRGSLKDVAAFMLATGAVAVVYTGVHVIDKVVRELSEGGLPPDTPVAVVYKATWPDQKVVRGTLADIAAKVKRERIVKDAVIIVGESAGPQEIPRSSVYDPAHAHSYRPKRT, encoded by the coding sequence ATGGCGGTAGGTAAGGTGGTGTTCATAGGGGCGGGGCCAGGCGACCCCGAGCTCATCACCGTTAAGGGCATGCGCTACCTCCAGGCGGCGGACGTGGTGGTCTACGCGGGGTCACTTGTGAACCCGGAGGTGTTGAAATGGGCAAGACCTGAGGCGGAGATCTACGATAGCTCCTCCCTCACCCTGGAGGAGATCGTTCAGATCTTGATAAGGAAGGCCTCAGAGGGGAGACTCGTGGCGAGGCTGAAGTCCGGCGACCCCTCCATATACGGTGCGCTTTGGGAGGAGATAATTCCCCTCGAGGCCGCTGGCATCCCCTACGAGGTGGTGCCCGGAGTCACCGCCGCCCTTGCAGCCGCTGCGCAGATGCGCATAGAACTCACAATACCCAAGAGGGCTCAACATGTAGTGATAACGAGGGCGTCGGCGAGGGTGCCCATGAGGGGGTCGCTGAAGGACGTGGCGGCCTTCATGCTCGCCACAGGGGCGGTGGCCGTGGTCTACACGGGCGTCCACGTGATCGACAAGGTGGTGAGGGAGCTGTCCGAGGGGGGCCTGCCGCCCGACACCCCGGTGGCCGTGGTTTACAAGGCCACGTGGCCCGACCAGAAGGTCGTGAGGGGGACTCTCGCCGACATAGCCGCCAAGGTCAAGAGGGAGAGGATCGTGAAAGACGCTGTGATAATTGTAGGCGAGTCGGCGGGGCCTCAGGAGATACCCAGAAGCTCAGTCTACGACCCCGCCCACGCCCACAGCTATAGGCCGAAGAGGACTTGA
- a CDS encoding PaREP1 family protein: MEAVPKPWIDLARYREVRLREALYEAELAERFLEEGLVRNAAGKAFQAWKALVAAYAVDKIEDLRKAYPGVKRLRGGRRAVEKAVWVVAVMPTTQLKRVAQIVGGEVDAYTDKALHVHEYQYNGPDPQGVLSIYPDDESAAKDIKALAQKARELAARAGGRPP, encoded by the coding sequence GTGGAGGCGGTCCCAAAGCCTTGGATCGATTTGGCCCGGTATAGGGAGGTTAGGCTTAGGGAGGCCCTCTACGAGGCTGAGCTGGCGGAGCGGTTTTTAGAGGAGGGGCTGGTCCGCAACGCCGCCGGGAAGGCCTTCCAGGCCTGGAAGGCCCTCGTCGCCGCATATGCCGTCGACAAGATAGAGGATCTGAGGAAGGCGTATCCCGGCGTGAAGAGGCTGAGAGGCGGGAGGCGCGCGGTGGAGAAGGCGGTCTGGGTGGTGGCGGTCATGCCCACGACGCAGTTAAAGAGGGTGGCGCAGATAGTTGGGGGAGAGGTGGACGCGTATACCGACAAGGCGCTTCACGTACACGAGTACCAGTACAACGGCCCGGACCCCCAAGGCGTGTTGAGCATATATCCGGACGACGAGTCCGCGGCCAAGGACATAAAGGCCCTGGCCCAGAAGGCCCGGGAGCTGGCCGCCAGGGCGGGAGGCCGACCCCCCTAG
- a CDS encoding PaREP1 family protein gives MELAKPWIDSEKYKRDRLKEALYEAELAEEFLKNGLLRNAAGKAFQAVKALLAAAAVDHRDKIAASFRGKRRLREGKVVERGDWIIAVMPTSKMREIAALVGDRDMRLAVELALNLHEFQYNGLDKDAEVSRYSTEELVRKDILDVVNYVKHVAGQLLEKQ, from the coding sequence GTGGAGCTGGCCAAGCCCTGGATCGACTCGGAAAAGTACAAGAGGGATAGGCTTAAGGAGGCCCTCTACGAGGCCGAGCTGGCTGAGGAGTTTCTAAAAAACGGCCTGTTGAGGAACGCCGCCGGGAAGGCCTTCCAAGCGGTCAAGGCCCTTCTGGCCGCGGCGGCCGTCGACCATAGAGATAAAATCGCGGCTTCCTTTAGGGGTAAGAGGAGACTTAGGGAGGGCAAGGTGGTGGAGCGGGGTGACTGGATCATCGCCGTAATGCCTACCTCCAAGATGCGGGAAATAGCGGCGTTGGTGGGAGATAGAGATATGCGCCTCGCCGTCGAGCTGGCGTTGAACCTACACGAGTTTCAGTACAACGGGCTCGACAAAGACGCCGAGGTCTCCCGCTACTCCACAGAGGAGCTGGTTAGAAAAGATATACTAGATGTGGTCAACTACGTCAAACATGTCGCGGGCCAACTTCTGGAAAAACAATAG